In Hyphomicrobium denitrificans 1NES1, the genomic stretch TCGTACACCACTCCGAACGCAGATCCTGCAGATCACATCTTCGTCGTGTGCGAGTGAAGGATACGAATTCAAGATGCTTGTTTCCGGGATTAAGAGCCGGCCCAACTATCCAGGTCTGAAGCCCGATGCCAACGCGAAGCAGAACGTCATCGTGACAGATGCCGACGGAGCTGGTGCCGTTGCCGATATGATGCGCCAAGTCGATTCCAACTTCGCGGGTCGTTCCGTCGTTTTGTTGGTCGGCCCTGGCGACTTTAGAGCCTGCGAGCAATTCAAGTTTGCGTCCGTCTGGTCAATCCCGACTATCGCGACGGCTATCAACAGACTCGCCAATGTTCTGCAGCATGGCCGCATGGGTCTACGGCTGTATGTAGCCGGAACGGAACCGTTGATTGGCCAGGTCGTCAAGACGGCAGTCGAGAACGGCATCGAACACAATTCAGTGCGAACCGAGCATCGCGGCTCGACGAAGAGACGGGTCCAGTGTGTCCACTGCAAAGGCATCACCGAGGACGTCACCGCTAATCCCGTAGCCTGCGCGCATTGCGGAATGGCGCTCCTCGTGCGTGACCATTATTCGCGCCGATATGCAGCTTTCATGGGCGTCCGCA encodes the following:
- a CDS encoding dimethylamine monooxygenase subunit DmmA family protein, with protein sequence MLVSGIKSRPNYPGLKPDANAKQNVIVTDADGAGAVADMMRQVDSNFAGRSVVLLVGPGDFRACEQFKFASVWSIPTIATAINRLANVLQHGRMGLRLYVAGTEPLIGQVVKTAVENGIEHNSVRTEHRGSTKRRVQCVHCKGITEDVTANPVACAHCGMALLVRDHYSRRYAAFMGVRIDAEAPGEIPQSLGEFK